From Curtobacterium sp. MCBA15_012:
CGAGCATGCGGCGCTGGTCCTCGGGCACGAGGCCCGGTGTCGGAGCGAGCGTGACGGAGAACTCGGGGCTCTCGCGGAACGCGTACACGCCGTGGTCGCCGATCGTGCGGGCGGCGCCGTCGGGCACCGGGCGGCCGTCGACGACCGCCGAGGCACCGATCACGAGACCGACACCGGACCGGACGGCGTCGAGCAGCACCCGCGCGTCGGCCCCGAGCACCGCGCCGCCCTCGCGCTTGCCGGTGACGAACGCGATCCCGAGCGCCGGTGCCTGACGCAGGAGCGGCCAGAGCAGGGGACTGCCGAAGTCGTCGAGGTGCACCCAGTCGCTCTCGCCCGGGAGACCCGCGAGCTGTCCGGCGCGGTGCAGTGCGGCGAACTGCAGGAACCACGCGTGCTGCTCGGGGACCAGCCCGAGCCGGTTGACCGAGTAGGGGAGCGTGCCCCACGTGAGCTGCCCGCGCACCCAGTTGCCCGCGCCGCTGCGCGTGACTGGACGCACCCCGAGCCGCACGCTGCGCGACCGGGTCGGCACCGACCGGCCGGTCTCGCGCGCCCGCGCGGCGAGCCGGGCGGGCACCGCGTCCCGCAGCTCGAACTGCATGCCGAGCGGGGTGCCCTGCGGACCGGCCACCTGCTCGTCGGCACCGGCGAGGCGGGCGAGGTCGTGCCTCCAGTCCGGGGTGGGGGCTGGTTGGGCGGAGGTGGGCCGCGGGGTGGTGGTGACCGTCGACAACGCCCGCGCGTTGACGGTGAGGAGCGCCGCCGCGACGTGCTTGCAGTCGCCCCCGAGCGGACACGTGCACGTGCTGCGCACGGGGCGGACGAAGTCGCCGCGGGCGAGCGTCGTCTCCACACGCAGCTCGTACGGGTCGTCGGCGGAACCGGACACGCTCGCCGTGATGGTGCCGGAGTCCTCGTGCCAGGTGGCGTCCTCGACCAGGCCCGCACGGACGACGTCGCGGGCGCGACCGAAGGTCTGCGGTCCGACGAAGCGGATGACGTCGACGGCGTCGATCATCGGGGCGGCTGGCACGGGACCATCGTGCCAGCCGCCACCGACCAGCAGGATCCTGTCCACACCTTCCCGTTCTGGGGGGCGTCGTCCACAGGGGAACCGGGGCAGGATCAGAGGTGGTCGCGATCGCGGTCGGTCGGGACCGGAGGGATGGACGTTGCTGCACTCGCTGGTCTACATGAGCTCCGCGACCGAGCCCTTCGACGACGACGCGCTCGACGCCGTCCTCGAGCAGGCCCGCGCACGGAACACCGCCGACGGCCTGACCGGGCTGCTCGTGCACCGCGGCGGTCGCTTCATGCAGCTGCTCGAGGGGCCGCACGACGCCGTCGTGGCCACCTACGCGCGCATCGTCGGCGACGAACGGCACGACGACGTCCGGCTGCTGGTCGAGGAGTCGATCCACACCCGGCGGTTCCCGGACTGGTCGATGGCGTACGACCGCGAGGCCGACGGCAACGGCCTGCCCGAGGGGTTCAGCACGTTCCTCGAGGACGGCGACCGCAGTGCCGACGGGAGCCGGCCGCGCGAGCTGCTGCGCTGGTTCCGCAACCACCCGATGGCCGACCCGACGGCGGCGAAGGGCAAGCACCGGCGCGAGGGGTGATGGCCGGCGGGGTCGCGATCCGCTCGTCGGGATCACGCCGCCTCCGGGCGGGCGATACTGGAGTCGTGACGACACTCCGAGGCACGATCCGCTCCACCGAGGTCCGCGACT
This genomic window contains:
- a CDS encoding BLUF domain-containing protein; the encoded protein is MLHSLVYMSSATEPFDDDALDAVLEQARARNTADGLTGLLVHRGGRFMQLLEGPHDAVVATYARIVGDERHDDVRLLVEESIHTRRFPDWSMAYDREADGNGLPEGFSTFLEDGDRSADGSRPRELLRWFRNHPMADPTAAKGKHRREG